The Topomyia yanbarensis strain Yona2022 chromosome 3, ASM3024719v1, whole genome shotgun sequence nucleotide sequence CCGACGATCTACTGCAAGATTAGCATATTCCTCCTCGTCTTCACTGTCTGTATCGAACCATAATTCTACACTCATTTTCAGATAAAAATCTCGACCagtcaatttacaaaaaaaaacacaaatttgaacgacacggaatttttttttattttaagacTATTCCGAACGTCACATCACTGTCACTCTCACTTCACGGTATTCATTTTCATCACTTCACAGTAGGTGACAACGGTAATAGGTAAAAACAAGTGAAGTGACGTGTAGGTGAAGTGAAAGTGAACGTGTAAGTGAGAACGGTAATAAGGGCCTATATGCCCCGATGAACAGGAAGTGGCTCAGCTGACAGAAGCTGAGGTTAAGGTGTATCTGCGGAAATTAGAAGCAGCTCAAAAGGATTACAACGATGTTCACGAGCGAATAATGGAACTAACGGCGGTCGAGGACTACGAACAACATGACCAGCAGTATGAAGAGTTCGACATCCTGTACGATAATGTTTCTATTATGTTGGAGGAACAGCTCACCAGGATCAACGCAACCGCGGCGGCTGCTGCTGCTACCACAGAGCTCCCAAGGAATGGCAATAACCAGCAAGCACCAGTTGTAATTCACCAACCGCTTCGCATGCCGATTCCCACATTCGATGGTCGGTACGAAAGCTGGCCAAAATTCAAGGCCATGTTCAAGGACCTCGTGGACAGAGGTCCAGATCCACCAGCTGTCAAGCTATACCATCTGGAGAAAGCTCTGGTCGGTAGTGCAGCTGGTCTTATTGATGCAAAAACAATCAATGAGGGCAACTATGCCCATGCGTGGCAAATCCTGGAAGAGCGGTACGAGAACAAGCGTCATGCCATAGATTCCCATATTCACGGTCTGCTGAATCTTAAGCGCATGACTAAGAAGAGTCATTTGGAGCTACGCAATCTGGTGGATGAATGCAGTAAACATGTCGAAGGGCTGAAATTTCTTGAACGACAATTCGAAGGTGTTGGAGAGGATTTCGTGATTCAGCTTTTGGCCGCAGCGTTGCACTCTGATGTTCGTCATCTATGGGAGTCATCGGTTAATCATGGAGAGCTCCCCGAATACAAAAAAATGCTGGCGTTCCTGAAGGAACAGACTTTCATTCTGGAGAGAATTGAAATCAGCTACCAGAAGGCTACAATTCCCGTTAAATCTGTTTATGCACCTAGCAAACCGCCGGGTCAAAAGGTACATGCAACGGTTTCGTCGAGCGAGACGGAAATAAAGTGCGATTTCTGCGGTAAGGTACACGCAAATCATAACTGCGCTGATTTCAAATCTCTACCGGTTCCGCAAAGATTGGTGAAGGTACGTGAGAGAAACGTTTGCTTCAACTGCCTAAGAAGAGGCCATCGAAGTATCGACTGTTCGTCGGACAAATCGTGCCAGAAGTGCAAGCGTCGGCACCATAGCCTGTTGCACGCAGAGGACAAACCTAAGGTGGCTCCGGAACCACCTGTAATAGAGCAAGAGAATGCACCATCAGCAACGGTTCCGACAGTAGCAACATGCAACAACTTGGCTACTCATTCGCCGCAAGTGCTGTTGCTCACGGCGGTAGTggatgtttttgataaaaacTACAAGCCCCACCCGTGTAGAATATTATTGGACAGTGGTTCCCAAGTAAATTTGATTTCACGTTCAGCGGCTGATCTGCTGGGATTGATGCTGAATGCTTCAAAGGTCACGTTGTTCGGAGTCAATAGCGCGAAAATAGAATCCGCTAGTGATTGTGTGGTGCATCTGTCTTCAAGGTACGCTGATTTCCACGCAAAAATCAAATGCCTTGTCACCGACAAGGTCACTGCAGATCTCCCTACGTCGGCTATGAACAGTTCATTGGAGATTCCCGTTGGTGTTCAATTGGCTGACCCGAAGTTCTTGCATCCTAGCAAAGTGGATATGCTCTTGGGTAACGAATGGTTCCTGAAGTTGTTGCTACCTGGTGAGATCATGTTGGCTGAGGGTCTACCCATTTTGCGCGAGACCCAATTTGGCTGGGTTGTTGGTGGCGTGTATAATGATGGTGCGGCATCAGATGGAGCAGTTCACTCGCATACAATCACGATGGACGATTTAAGCCAGTCCATTCAACGATTTTGGGAAGTCGAAGATGTTGCTAGTGCTGATAAATCGTGCAATGATGAGGATGAGTGTGAAGAGCATTTTAAGGTTACCCATCGTAGAGATGCGTCCGGGCGATACATAGTCCAGCTGCCTCTGAAGGAGTCCGTCAGCGAGCTGGGAGATTCTAGGTCGATGGCATTAAAAAGGTTCCATGGATTGGAACGAAAATTGTTACGGTATCCGGACTTGATGAAGCAGTACCAGGAATTTATGGACGAGTACGAGAGTCTTGGCCACTGTGAAGAAGTTGATGTAAACAAGGATCCAGTAGACACCATTAAGTGGTACTTACCACATCATGCTGTTCTGCGACCTTCAAATACCACTACTAAGTGTCGTGTAGTGTTCGATGCGTCCGCTAAGGTATCTCTGGTCGATCGCTCAACGACGTAATGAAGATTGGTGCTATCATCCAGAGCGATTTACAGTCCATTTCACTTCGATTCCGTATTCCGCTTCATGTGTTGGCTACTGATGTGGCCAAAATGTATAGGCAAGTCTTAGTCGATCGGCGGCATACGCCGCTATCTCGTATATTCTGGAGGAAAAATCCTTCCGATCCCCTTCGCGTCCTAGAGCTGACAACTGTCACCTACGGCACGGCTTCTGCCCCGTTTTTAGCAACGCGGGCACTCTTGCAGCTGGCTATCGACGAAAGCTCCAAGTACCCGCTAGCTGCAGATATAGTGAAGAACAGTTTTTATGTCGATAACGCGTTGTTCGGATTCAACAAGTTGGATGAAGCAAGTGAAGCTCAGGTGCAGTTGATTCATCTCCTTCAGGCTGGTGGATTTCATTTGCACAAATGGGCATCAAACAATCCGGTACTGCTGGAGCGTATTCCGGAAAAGGACCGGGACGAACTGGTCAGTATTGATGAAAGCGGAACAAGTGAGGTGATCAAAACATTAGGGTTAATGTGGAACCCTGATTTGGACGTTCTCCAGTACATCTCCCTTCCAGTAGTGAGTGAAAAGGACGTAACCAAGCGACAAGCGCTCTCACTGGTATCGAGAATGTTTGATCCGTTGGGACTTGTGGCACCAGTTATCGTTGTCGGCAAACTTCTAATGAAGAATATCTGGAAAGAAGAAGTGGAATGGGATGAAGAGCTCACGGGTGATTTGAGGaagaaatttgattattttcttaGTGCATTGTGTGGTATTACACGCCTTCGCATCCCTCGTCATGTGATGGTGACTGGAGCTGCTGCTTTCGAGCTTCATGGATTTGGTGACGCAAGTATGGAGGCATACGGGGCTTGCGTGTATATCAGGTCAATCGTGTCTGGTCAAGCTACGGTGGTACGGTTGCTGTGTGCCAAATCGAAGATTATTCCGAAGACAGTGTTGACCATTCCAAGAAAGGAGCTTCTAGCTGCGCTTTTGCTGCACAGATTGGTGAGAGCAGTGATTTCAGCATTAGAACTGTCTTTTCGTGACATTACACTATGGTCGGATAGTCAAGTGGTGCTAGCATGGCTAGCTAAGAATCCGGACCATTTAGAAGTGTTTGTACGCAATCGAATTAGTGAAATTACTGCGACAGGAATGAAATTCAAATGGAAATATGTTCACACGCTGGATAATCCGGCCGATATAGTGTCACGCGGTCAAACTGCTGATGGTCTTGAGAACAACGACCTTTGGTGGAATGGACCGTTGTTCCTGCGCAATGAAGAATATCAGGTGGTTGATCCAGAACCGCTGTCCGATGACGATGTACCTGAGTTGCGGCGATCCACTATTGTTTCTACGACAATGAAATCGGAGCCGTTACCGATTTTTCAGAAGTTCGAGTCCTTCAGGAAGCTCCAGCGAATCCTTGCCTACGTTTTACGATTTTGCTGGAACGCGAAGGAAAAGGTGAAGAAGAAGCGAATCATACAGCGGTTCCCAACTGTGTTTGAAATGCGCCACTCCTTGAAGGTGATTGTTCGGGTGGTTCAACTGCAACATTTTGGCAAGGAAGCAGCCATCATTGAGTCCGGTGAGTACTGCAAGAGATTTTCTATGTTGAACCCTTTTATGGACGATGGAATGATTCGTGTCGGCGGGCGTCTTCGGCATTCAAATCTGCCGTACGGCGTGAAGCATCAGTGGGTCTTACCAAAGGATGATGTGATTGTGAAAcgattaattgaagctgtacaTCGTGAGAACCTACACATTGGACCGTCGGCTCTTCTAGCCCAGCTTCGTCGTCACTTTTGGATTTTGGGAGCTCGCTCTGCTGTACGTAAGGTGACAAGAAATTGCGTGCGGTGTTTCAAATTAAAACCTCCGTGTGCAAGCCAATTCATGGGGGACCTGCCGTTAGCAAGATGCGACAAAGCTCCCGCTTTCACCAAGGTGGGCGTCGACTTTGCAGGTCCTATGTTAATTAAGCAGACTGGTAGAAAGGTAGCACCTGTAAAGGGATATGTGAGCGTATTTGTGTGTTTGGTTACTAAGGGAATTCACCTGGAGCTGGTTGAAGACCTGTCCGCTGATGCATTTATTGCCGCATTGTTGCGATTTGTCTCTCGTCGTGGCGTCCCTGAGCAAATATTTTCCGATAACGGGACAAACTTTATCGGAGCCCGAAACGACTTAATCGAACTGCACCGCCTTTTCAAGGATCGAACCACCAATTTGAAATTAGAAGAATTCTGTCAATCCCGACAgattgaatggaaaatgattcctCCAAATGCACCACACATGGGAGGAATTTGGGAGGCAGGGGTTAAAAGCATGAAGGCAATCttgaaaagaaatttgaattcatGCCTACTTACAATGTCTGAATTTTCGACATTACTCTGCCAGATTGAGGCTCAGCTCAATTCTCGGCCATTATATGCGTCCTCCGACGACCCATCAGAGCTTGAACCCTTGACTCCGGGACATTTCATGATCGACAGACCTTTAGTTGCTATTCCGGAGCCAAGCTACGACGGAATTCCTGTTAATCGGCTTTCCAGGTGGCAGTATGTCCAGCATTTGCGTGAGGAGTTCTGGAAACGCTGGTCTCTAGAATATCTGCAGGAGATGCAGATACGACAAAAATGGGACAAGAGAAAGGAGAACATT carries:
- the LOC131687081 gene encoding uncharacterized protein LOC131687081; the protein is MELTAVEDYEQHDQQYEEFDILYDNVSIMLEEQLTRINATAAAAAATTELPRNGNNQQAPVVIHQPLRMPIPTFDGRYESWPKFKAMFKDLVDRGPDPPAVKLYHLEKALVGSAAGLIDAKTINEGNYAHAWQILEERYENKRHAIDSHIHGLLNLKRMTKKSHLELRNLVDECSKHVEGLKFLERQFEGVGEDFVIQLLAAALHSDVRHLWESSVNHGELPEYKKMLAFLKEQTFILERIEISYQKATIPVKSVYAPSKPPGQKVHATVSSSETEIKCDFCGKVHANHNCADFKSLPVPQRLVKVRERNVCFNCLRRGHRSIDCSSDKSCQKCKRRHHSLLHAEDKPKVAPEPPVIEQENAPSATVPTVATCNNLATHSPQVLLLTAVVDVFDKNYKPHPCRILLDSGSQVNLISRSAADLLGLMLNASKVTLFGVNSAKIESASDCVVHLSSRYADFHAKIKCLVTDKVTADLPTSAMNSSLEIPVGVQLADPKFLHPSKVDMLLGNEWFLKLLLPGEIMLAEGLPILRETQFGWVVGGVYNDGAASDGAVHSHTITMDDLSQSIQRFWEVEDVASADKSCNDEDECEEHFKVTHRRDASGRYIVQLPLKESVSELGDSRSMALKRFHGLERKLLRYPDLMKQYQEFMDEYESLGHCEEVDVNKDPVDTIKWYLPHHAVLRPSNTTTKCRVVFDASAKVSLVDRSTT
- the LOC131687082 gene encoding uncharacterized protein LOC131687082, with the translated sequence MKIGAIIQSDLQSISLRFRIPLHVLATDVAKMYRQVLVDRRHTPLSRIFWRKNPSDPLRVLELTTVTYGTASAPFLATRALLQLAIDESSKYPLAADIVKNSFYVDNALFGFNKLDEASEAQVQLIHLLQAGGFHLHKWASNNPVLLERIPEKDRDELVSIDESGTSEVIKTLGLMWNPDLDVLQYISLPVVSEKDVTKRQALSLVSRMFDPLGLVAPVIVVGKLLMKNIWKEEVEWDEELTGDLRKKFDYFLSALCGITRLRIPRHVMVTGAAAFELHGFGDASMEAYGACVYIRSIVSGQATVVRLLCAKSKIIPKTVLTIPRKELLAALLLHRLVRAVISALELSFRDITLWSDSQVVLAWLAKNPDHLEVFVRNRISEITATGMKFKWKYVHTLDNPADIVSRGQTADGLENNDLWWNGPLFLRNEEYQVVDPEPLSDDDVPELRRSTIVSTTMKSEPLPIFQKFESFRKLQRILAYVLRFCWNAKEKVKKKRIIQRFPTVFEMRHSLKVIVRVVQLQHFGKEAAIIESGEYCKRFSMLNPFMDDGMIRVGGRLRHSNLPYGVKHQWVLPKDDVIVKRLIEAVHRENLHIGPSALLAQLRRHFWILGARSAVRKVTRNCVRCFKLKPPCASQFMGDLPLARCDKAPAFTKVGVDFAGPMLIKQTGRKVAPVKGYVSVFVCLVTKGIHLELVEDLSADAFIAALLRFVSRRGVPEQIFSDNGTNFIGARNDLIELHRLFKDRTTNLKLEEFCQSRQIEWKMIPPNAPHMGGIWEAGVKSMKAILKRNLNSCLLTMSEFSTLLCQIEAQLNSRPLYASSDDPSELEPLTPGHFMIDRPLVAIPEPSYDGIPVNRLSRWQYVQHLREEFWKRWSLEYLQEMQIRQKWDKRKENIKAGMVVIIRDDNLPPQHWKLGRVEKTYSGSDGLIRVVDVRTRVGILKRPIHKLAPLPILDNQLLAGEDVRAV